A portion of the Pseudarthrobacter defluvii genome contains these proteins:
- the pta gene encoding phosphate acetyltransferase: MAKGIYVSATTPGSGKSLIALGLADTLHRHADRIGFFKPVVHGPSAADDPMVAFMKSRFALEDERCRGGLTYDEVRTLLAEGNRAEIDGRCVEIFADIARHCDVVIVEGTDLVGQDAAVEFDLNARLANNLATPVVAVVGAKGRTVTETAAAVEVARKELAAEKCALLAIMVNRADADDLDAIAAALKPGASGRPVYILPELEEIARPTTGEVAMALGVRQIAGTPDMERDVKDIKVAAMNVGNFLNVLDEGALVIVPGDRADVMVACLASSFSPEFPVASALILTGGLAPDANIYPLLAQAPFPVFAADEDTYQTARRVSEVRSEIWSGHRRKVASALGLWSRRVDEAELVERLHLPRAERMTPLRFLHDLVERARAQRRHVVLPEGTDVRILRAAEILHRRDVCDLTLLGPESAVRELAAANGIDLSGINVIDPATSELRQAFAEKYAELRAHKGVDLPKALEIMQDGSYFGTMMVQLGVVDGMVSGAAHTTAHTIRPALEFVKTREGVKIVSSVFLMLMPDRVLVYGDCAVNPDPNVEQLADIALASAETAAQFGVEPRVAMLSYSTGGSGFGEAVDEVRQATELVRQRRPDLAVEGPIQYDAAVDASIAASKMPGSSVAGQATVFIFPDLNTGNNTYKAVQQSSGAVAVGPVLQGLRKPVNDLSRGCTVEDIVNTVAITAIQAQAQRPAQASVPAPVSAEAPAS, from the coding sequence ATGGCCAAAGGCATCTACGTCAGCGCAACCACTCCTGGATCGGGCAAGTCCTTGATCGCCCTGGGGCTGGCGGATACCCTGCACCGGCACGCGGACAGGATCGGCTTCTTCAAGCCGGTGGTCCACGGGCCCTCGGCGGCAGATGACCCCATGGTGGCGTTCATGAAGTCCCGGTTCGCACTGGAGGACGAACGGTGCCGCGGCGGCCTGACCTACGACGAGGTCCGCACGCTGCTGGCCGAAGGGAACCGCGCGGAAATCGACGGGAGGTGTGTCGAGATCTTCGCGGACATCGCCCGCCACTGCGACGTAGTGATCGTCGAGGGGACCGACCTGGTGGGCCAGGACGCCGCCGTCGAATTCGACCTCAACGCCCGCCTTGCCAACAACCTCGCGACCCCCGTCGTGGCCGTGGTGGGGGCCAAGGGCCGCACGGTCACTGAGACCGCCGCCGCCGTCGAGGTTGCGCGCAAGGAGCTCGCCGCGGAAAAGTGCGCGCTGCTGGCCATCATGGTCAACCGGGCGGACGCTGACGACCTCGATGCCATCGCCGCCGCCCTGAAGCCGGGTGCCTCCGGCCGGCCGGTCTACATCCTGCCGGAGCTGGAGGAGATCGCGCGGCCCACCACCGGCGAGGTGGCCATGGCCCTGGGCGTGCGGCAGATCGCGGGGACGCCGGACATGGAACGCGACGTCAAGGACATCAAGGTGGCCGCCATGAACGTGGGCAACTTCCTGAACGTGCTGGACGAGGGCGCGCTGGTGATCGTGCCGGGGGACCGGGCAGATGTGATGGTGGCGTGCCTGGCGTCGTCCTTCTCGCCCGAGTTCCCCGTAGCGTCTGCGCTCATCCTCACCGGTGGCTTGGCCCCGGATGCCAACATCTACCCGCTTCTGGCCCAGGCGCCGTTCCCGGTGTTCGCCGCCGACGAGGACACGTATCAAACGGCCCGCCGGGTGTCCGAGGTGCGCAGCGAGATCTGGTCGGGGCACCGGCGCAAGGTGGCTTCCGCCCTGGGGCTATGGTCCCGCCGGGTTGACGAGGCGGAGCTGGTGGAGCGCCTGCACCTGCCGCGGGCGGAGCGGATGACACCGCTGCGGTTCCTGCATGACCTCGTCGAGCGGGCCCGGGCGCAGCGGCGGCATGTGGTCCTGCCCGAAGGAACCGACGTCCGGATCCTGCGTGCGGCCGAGATCCTGCACCGCCGCGACGTGTGCGACCTGACCCTGCTGGGCCCCGAATCCGCCGTCCGGGAACTGGCGGCGGCAAACGGCATCGACCTGTCCGGCATAAATGTCATTGATCCGGCGACGTCCGAGCTCCGGCAGGCGTTTGCCGAGAAGTACGCCGAGCTCAGGGCGCACAAGGGCGTGGACCTGCCCAAGGCCCTGGAGATCATGCAGGACGGAAGCTACTTCGGCACCATGATGGTCCAGCTGGGCGTAGTGGACGGCATGGTCTCCGGCGCCGCGCACACCACCGCGCACACCATCCGGCCGGCGCTTGAGTTCGTGAAGACCCGGGAAGGCGTTAAGATCGTGTCCTCGGTGTTCCTCATGCTCATGCCGGACCGGGTGCTGGTCTACGGCGACTGTGCCGTGAACCCGGATCCGAACGTGGAACAGCTGGCGGACATTGCGCTGGCCTCGGCCGAGACTGCCGCGCAGTTCGGGGTGGAGCCGCGGGTGGCGATGCTTTCCTATTCGACCGGCGGCTCGGGCTTTGGCGAGGCTGTGGACGAGGTGCGGCAGGCCACCGAACTGGTGCGCCAGCGCCGGCCGGACCTCGCAGTGGAGGGTCCAATCCAGTACGACGCCGCCGTGGACGCCTCGATCGCCGCGTCCAAGATGCCTGGTTCCTCCGTGGCCGGGCAGGCTACCGTGTTCATCTTCCCGGACCTGAATACGGGCAACAACACCTACAAGGCGGTGCAGCAGAGCTCCGGCGCCGTGGCGGTGGGGCCCGTCCTGCAGGGCCTGCGGAAGCCCGTCAATGACCTCTCCCGCGGCTGCACGGTGGAGGACATCGTGAACACGGTGGCCATCACGGCCATCCAGGCGCAAGCCCAGCGCCCAGCCCAGGCGTCGGTCCCGGCGCCGGTTTCTGCGGAGGCGCCGGCGTCCTAG
- a CDS encoding PaaI family thioesterase, giving the protein MNAPAPKDDAGSQPSEHELWKITLGELDEKMGVKILEESVERVVATMPVEGNRQSFGLLHGGASLAVGEAVGSWAAVIHASTMGKTAVGVDVSATHHRSAREGQVTITATPIHLGGTLTTHEVLITNEAGQRLCTLRITNLLMKRKN; this is encoded by the coding sequence ATGAACGCCCCTGCCCCGAAAGATGACGCCGGAAGCCAGCCCTCCGAGCACGAACTTTGGAAAATCACCCTCGGGGAGCTGGACGAGAAGATGGGCGTAAAGATCCTGGAAGAGTCCGTGGAGCGCGTGGTGGCCACCATGCCCGTGGAAGGGAACAGGCAGTCGTTCGGGCTGCTGCACGGCGGCGCCTCCCTGGCCGTGGGAGAGGCAGTGGGATCCTGGGCCGCTGTGATCCATGCCAGCACCATGGGCAAGACGGCGGTGGGCGTGGATGTTTCCGCCACCCACCACCGCTCCGCGCGTGAAGGCCAGGTGACCATCACGGCCACCCCTATCCACCTGGGCGGCACCCTCACCACGCACGAGGTGCTGATCACCAACGAGGCCGGCCAGCGGCTCTGCACCCTGCGCATCACCAATCTGCTGATGAAGCGCAAAAACTGA
- a CDS encoding VOC family protein, producing the protein MSSVTTILPVDDAARAHSFYTEKLGLPHRGTTEDGHQLLGIDGGPLLELMPVSDGKHSEHTALSFEVANIEDTVRDMEARGIRFQDYDLPTLKTENHICTTASEKCAWFMDTEHNILCIHENLGDKLEYQV; encoded by the coding sequence ATGAGTTCAGTAACAACCATCCTGCCGGTGGACGACGCAGCCCGCGCCCACAGCTTCTACACGGAGAAGCTGGGCCTTCCGCACCGCGGAACGACTGAAGATGGACACCAGTTGCTCGGCATCGACGGCGGCCCGTTGCTGGAGCTGATGCCGGTGTCCGACGGAAAGCATTCCGAGCACACCGCGCTGAGCTTCGAGGTCGCCAACATCGAGGACACTGTCCGGGACATGGAAGCCCGCGGCATCCGGTTCCAGGACTACGATCTGCCCACCTTGAAGACGGAGAACCATATTTGCACGACGGCGTCCGAGAAGTGCGCCTGGTTCATGGACACCGAGCACAACATCCTGTGCATCCACGAAAACCTGGGTGACAAGCTGGAGTACCAGGTCTAG
- a CDS encoding hotdog fold thioesterase: protein MAETTLSGATHPILENDYASEWMGIEVLAISDGHATIRMTLRQEMLNGFGMAHGGMIFAFGDTAFALACNPIHPAPGEEGTITVASGVDINFLKPAFRGQVLTAVADRRSSAGRSGLYDIQIFAADAARPPTETQPSSPGELIAEFRGRSRTIPKK from the coding sequence ATGGCTGAGACCACCCTTTCCGGGGCCACCCACCCCATCCTGGAAAACGACTATGCCTCCGAATGGATGGGCATCGAGGTCCTCGCCATCAGCGACGGCCACGCCACCATCCGGATGACCCTCCGGCAGGAAATGCTCAACGGCTTCGGCATGGCCCACGGCGGAATGATCTTCGCTTTCGGCGACACTGCCTTCGCCCTCGCGTGCAACCCCATCCACCCTGCACCGGGCGAGGAAGGCACCATCACCGTTGCCTCCGGCGTCGATATCAATTTCCTCAAGCCGGCGTTCCGCGGGCAGGTGCTCACCGCCGTCGCGGACCGCCGCTCCAGCGCCGGGCGCAGCGGGCTCTACGACATCCAGATTTTCGCCGCCGATGCCGCCAGGCCGCCTACCGAAACCCAGCCCAGTTCCCCGGGCGAGCTCATCGCCGAGTTCCGCGGACGCAGCCGCACCATCCCCAAGAAGTAG
- a CDS encoding TetR/AcrR family transcriptional regulator produces MPSASRTASTTETSSTNGNSVNGTAKRGRPGYDQQSVLRIAVDVFNRHGYDATSMGILAENLGISKSAIYHHVPSKGDLLKLALDHALGGLEAILEQPEATSGAADSRLEFVLRETVAVLVDRLPFVTLLLRLRGNTEIERDALERRRAFDHKVAGLISAARDEGSLRADIDPRTVSRLLFGMINSIVEWYKPGGALSPKRLADDVITMAFDGLHANT; encoded by the coding sequence ATGCCCAGCGCCAGCAGAACTGCCAGCACCACCGAAACCTCAAGCACCAACGGAAACTCCGTGAATGGCACAGCCAAGCGCGGCCGCCCCGGCTACGACCAGCAGTCCGTGCTCCGCATCGCCGTGGACGTGTTCAACCGGCACGGCTACGACGCCACCTCCATGGGCATCCTGGCCGAGAACCTGGGCATCTCCAAGTCCGCCATCTATCACCACGTGCCCTCCAAGGGCGACCTCCTCAAGCTCGCCCTTGACCACGCCCTGGGCGGGCTCGAAGCCATCCTGGAGCAGCCGGAAGCGACCTCCGGAGCCGCGGATTCCCGGCTCGAGTTTGTGCTGCGCGAGACCGTGGCTGTCCTGGTGGACCGCCTGCCCTTCGTCACCCTGCTGCTCCGCCTGCGCGGCAACACTGAGATCGAGCGGGACGCCCTGGAACGCCGCCGCGCTTTCGACCACAAGGTGGCCGGCCTGATTTCGGCCGCCCGCGACGAGGGGTCCCTCCGCGCGGACATCGATCCCCGGACCGTTTCGCGGTTGCTGTTCGGCATGATCAACTCCATCGTGGAGTGGTACAAACCGGGCGGTGCACTCTCACCGAAACGGCTGGCCGACGACGTCATCACCATGGCGTTTGACGGCCTTCACGCCAATACCTAG
- a CDS encoding DUF4397 domain-containing protein, whose product MRKMTYAAGALSLAASLAFAAPAQAGGWHHHDDDPAQLSVLHAVPGLTVDVWVNGNLTLDDFTPGTLAGPLELAAGDYQIAITAADATSADNPVIGPVNVELDEGRNYTAVAHLDADGTPTASLFTNDTKAPRNDQKGKLTVRHVAAAPAVDVLAGGVPVIEGLSNPDEAKLKLKAGTISATVAAAGTTDPVIGPADITVQGGKNTIVYAWGSLADGTLAVATQVVDGKEQGRGRH is encoded by the coding sequence ATGCGCAAAATGACCTACGCCGCCGGAGCACTCTCGCTCGCCGCTTCGCTGGCCTTCGCCGCTCCCGCCCAGGCCGGCGGATGGCACCATCATGATGATGACCCCGCCCAGCTTTCCGTCCTGCACGCAGTTCCCGGCCTGACCGTGGACGTGTGGGTCAATGGCAACCTCACCCTCGACGACTTCACCCCCGGCACCCTGGCCGGGCCCCTGGAACTGGCCGCCGGAGACTACCAAATCGCCATCACCGCTGCTGACGCCACCAGCGCCGACAACCCGGTGATAGGCCCGGTGAACGTGGAACTCGACGAGGGCCGGAACTACACCGCGGTGGCCCACCTCGATGCCGACGGCACCCCCACCGCGTCACTTTTCACCAATGACACCAAAGCGCCCCGCAATGACCAGAAGGGCAAGCTCACGGTCAGACACGTAGCCGCGGCCCCCGCCGTCGACGTTCTGGCAGGTGGAGTTCCGGTGATTGAGGGACTCAGCAACCCGGACGAAGCCAAACTCAAGCTGAAGGCCGGCACCATCTCGGCCACGGTCGCCGCGGCAGGAACCACCGATCCCGTGATCGGCCCGGCGGACATCACGGTGCAAGGCGGGAAGAACACCATCGTTTACGCCTGGGGAAGCCTCGCAGACGGCACCTTGGCCGTGGCCACTCAGGTGGTTGACGGCAAGGAGCAGGGCCGCGGCCGGCACTGA
- the paaK gene encoding phenylacetate--CoA ligase PaaK, producing MTLHAPETPAAAVSTPADTAAGTDAVLDREETISRDELEALQLQRLQHTVAYAYDRVALYKRKFDEAGIHPTDLRELEDLGNFPFTTKEDLRQEYPFGMFAVPQNEVARIHASSGTTGRPTVVGYTKQDLADWAKLVARSFRASGIRPGMKVHNAYGYGLFTGGLGAHAGAEALGCTVIPMSGGQTERQIQLIQDFKPDAILATPTYLLTIADAMAHMGIDPASTSLKFAVLGAEPWTQEMRHELEVMMNIKACDIYGLSEVMGPGVAGEAVETQDGSHIWEDHFRPEIIDPFNPVAGKENVLRDGEHGELVFTSLTKEALPIIRYRTKDLTRLLPGTARPAHRRMGRITGRSDDMIILRGVNLFPSQIEEIALRIPELSPHFQLELTRPEGHRMDQLTVRIERRDAVTIEQSTTAARTLKEQIKIHVGSSCTVDVVEPGSLERSNGKLRRIYDLRPKA from the coding sequence ATGACCCTGCATGCCCCCGAAACCCCCGCCGCTGCCGTTTCCACCCCGGCGGACACCGCAGCCGGCACGGACGCCGTCCTGGACCGCGAGGAGACCATCTCCCGCGACGAACTCGAGGCACTGCAGCTCCAGCGGCTGCAGCACACCGTGGCCTACGCCTATGACCGGGTCGCGCTGTACAAGCGCAAGTTCGACGAAGCAGGCATCCACCCCACCGACCTGCGCGAACTCGAGGACCTCGGCAACTTCCCCTTCACCACGAAGGAGGACCTGCGCCAGGAGTACCCGTTCGGCATGTTCGCGGTGCCGCAGAACGAGGTGGCCCGTATCCACGCCAGTTCCGGCACCACCGGCCGGCCCACGGTGGTCGGGTACACGAAGCAGGACCTGGCTGACTGGGCGAAACTCGTTGCCCGCAGCTTCCGCGCCTCCGGCATCCGCCCCGGCATGAAGGTCCACAACGCCTACGGCTACGGCCTGTTCACCGGCGGCCTGGGCGCGCACGCCGGCGCCGAGGCGCTGGGCTGCACCGTCATTCCAATGTCCGGCGGCCAAACCGAACGCCAGATCCAGCTGATCCAGGACTTCAAGCCGGACGCCATCCTGGCCACCCCCACCTACCTGCTCACCATCGCCGACGCCATGGCGCACATGGGGATCGACCCCGCCTCCACCTCGCTGAAGTTCGCCGTCCTCGGCGCAGAGCCGTGGACCCAGGAAATGCGGCATGAGCTGGAGGTCATGATGAACATCAAGGCCTGCGACATCTACGGCCTGTCCGAGGTCATGGGCCCGGGCGTTGCCGGCGAAGCCGTGGAGACCCAGGACGGCAGCCACATCTGGGAGGACCACTTCCGCCCCGAAATCATCGACCCCTTCAACCCTGTAGCGGGCAAGGAAAACGTCCTGCGCGACGGCGAGCACGGCGAACTGGTGTTCACCTCGCTCACCAAGGAAGCGCTTCCGATCATCCGCTACCGCACCAAGGACCTCACCCGGCTCCTGCCCGGCACGGCCCGCCCCGCGCACCGCCGTATGGGCCGCATCACCGGCCGCAGCGATGACATGATCATCCTGCGCGGCGTGAACCTGTTCCCGTCCCAGATCGAGGAAATCGCCCTCCGCATCCCGGAGCTCAGCCCGCACTTCCAGCTTGAACTCACCCGCCCCGAGGGCCATCGGATGGACCAGCTGACCGTGCGCATCGAGCGCCGGGACGCCGTCACCATCGAGCAGAGCACGACGGCGGCACGCACCTTGAAGGAACAGATCAAGATCCACGTGGGTTCTTCGTGCACTGTGGACGTGGTGGAGCCGGGTTCGCTGGAGCGGTCCAACGGCAAGCTGCGCCGCATCTACGACCTGCGCCCGAAGGCCTGA
- a CDS encoding S1 family peptidase — protein MNADTLRRVLTLAAATGMLASSAYVAGPAFGAGEPDSGQVAGTGSSTAAPASASPFPSTGDSSGTGTSTGLSEAALADAVQRDLKLTPQQFQAAAELGAQAAAAAVQLRQLPGYVGIRIEGTSIVVTGSGPELQAAAAALAGRIHGLTLEAPAPQPAAPPVAPPSSAAPSPSTPVSPTAPASTEGTRSELAQNTEQLFQAYVRDVGPQGLQAVMAAAGGKFVIRTGGINTAESLSASSGAGWSSATPASGKISPAQFVSRYANVELDGGAPIKPEADVPGGVGYQTDIGYVCSTGFSAFDPAGVPAVLTAGHCASDGAAKTATLEFQFNKLGLLGKFGFSQFGGPGNSRVVDPSTPIAPDQTAVTDPGNVGTDISVIQSLRQDINPLPAASTWGDPSQPGPDVKIIGRADPVVGMPICRSGRTSAWSCGTVDAVGIFIVPGPAYATDPTDLRAFNGFLSYGVQSSGGDSGGPYLSGNYAVGTHSAGDTPDANGNVIQNFAVGATLRDSMAVLPGYQLELFLNKPTVTAPAPGETYQPGQVISGQVPAAPASAVAKDSKVRVTIQGKDPFEVPVHDDGTWSFAAPQGTGTLRFTAETVNGFSRSGANSFEFAPAAAEPPAPPAPTDPVPTTPPASPTPTGPAPSSPAPTSPAPTSPAPTSPAPASPSPAPPTEIPAVVVPPSSAPAPSAPADLANTGGSRNNPADPGDLAYTGADGLITAAIAAVAALAVGILLMLLVRRRKGRSTS, from the coding sequence ATGAATGCGGACACACTGCGACGGGTCCTCACCCTTGCCGCTGCCACCGGAATGCTGGCCTCATCGGCGTACGTGGCCGGCCCCGCCTTCGGTGCCGGCGAACCGGACTCCGGGCAGGTAGCCGGGACCGGGAGCAGCACTGCCGCGCCGGCGAGCGCCAGCCCGTTTCCGTCAACCGGTGATTCATCCGGCACAGGCACCTCGACAGGTCTTTCCGAAGCAGCGCTCGCCGACGCAGTGCAGCGCGATCTCAAGCTGACGCCCCAACAGTTCCAAGCCGCGGCGGAACTCGGCGCCCAGGCCGCAGCCGCCGCGGTGCAGCTGCGCCAGCTGCCCGGTTACGTGGGTATCCGGATCGAGGGCACTTCCATCGTCGTGACCGGCTCCGGTCCTGAATTGCAGGCTGCTGCTGCTGCGCTCGCCGGCAGGATTCACGGCCTCACCCTTGAAGCCCCGGCTCCCCAGCCGGCGGCACCTCCGGTTGCGCCGCCGTCGTCCGCTGCTCCGTCTCCATCAACACCTGTGTCGCCAACCGCCCCCGCCTCCACAGAAGGCACCCGCTCGGAACTGGCGCAAAACACCGAACAGCTGTTCCAGGCGTATGTGCGCGATGTGGGCCCGCAGGGGCTGCAGGCAGTCATGGCGGCGGCAGGCGGCAAGTTCGTGATCAGGACCGGCGGGATCAACACGGCGGAGTCGCTGTCCGCCTCCTCCGGTGCTGGTTGGAGCTCGGCAACCCCCGCAAGCGGAAAAATTTCTCCCGCGCAGTTCGTCTCCCGTTACGCCAACGTGGAGCTCGACGGCGGCGCGCCGATTAAGCCCGAGGCCGACGTTCCGGGCGGCGTGGGCTACCAGACGGACATCGGATACGTCTGCTCCACCGGCTTTTCCGCATTCGATCCGGCAGGTGTGCCCGCCGTCCTCACCGCCGGGCACTGCGCGTCCGATGGGGCAGCGAAAACCGCCACCCTGGAATTCCAGTTCAACAAGCTGGGACTCCTGGGCAAGTTCGGTTTCAGCCAGTTTGGCGGCCCGGGCAACTCCCGGGTCGTGGACCCGAGCACTCCCATCGCTCCGGACCAGACGGCAGTCACTGACCCCGGAAACGTAGGAACGGACATCTCCGTCATCCAGTCTCTGCGGCAGGACATCAATCCGCTTCCGGCTGCCAGCACGTGGGGGGACCCGTCCCAGCCAGGGCCGGACGTGAAGATTATTGGGCGCGCTGATCCCGTGGTGGGAATGCCCATCTGCCGGTCGGGACGGACATCGGCTTGGTCGTGCGGAACTGTGGACGCGGTGGGGATCTTCATAGTGCCGGGGCCGGCCTACGCCACGGACCCCACGGACCTCCGCGCCTTCAACGGCTTCCTGTCCTATGGCGTGCAGTCCAGCGGCGGTGACTCCGGCGGCCCTTACCTGAGCGGCAATTATGCTGTGGGAACCCACTCAGCCGGGGACACTCCCGACGCGAACGGGAACGTCATCCAGAACTTTGCCGTGGGGGCCACCCTGCGGGACAGCATGGCGGTGCTGCCGGGCTACCAATTGGAACTCTTCCTCAACAAACCAACCGTTACCGCGCCGGCGCCCGGCGAAACCTACCAGCCGGGACAGGTCATCAGCGGCCAGGTTCCTGCGGCTCCGGCATCGGCCGTGGCGAAGGACAGCAAAGTCCGGGTCACCATCCAGGGCAAAGACCCGTTCGAGGTGCCGGTCCATGACGACGGCACGTGGAGCTTCGCGGCCCCACAGGGCACGGGTACGCTCCGCTTCACGGCTGAGACAGTAAACGGGTTCAGCAGGTCGGGAGCCAACAGCTTTGAGTTTGCTCCAGCAGCAGCGGAACCGCCGGCCCCGCCGGCGCCCACTGACCCGGTTCCCACGACGCCGCCGGCAAGCCCCACACCGACGGGTCCTGCCCCAAGCAGCCCGGCGCCGACCAGCCCGGCGCCGACCAGCCCGGCGCCGACCAGCCCGGCCCCGGCGAGCCCGTCGCCTGCCCCACCGACGGAAATCCCCGCCGTCGTGGTTCCGCCGTCAAGCGCCCCCGCGCCAAGTGCGCCGGCTGACCTTGCCAACACGGGCGGAAGCCGGAACAACCCGGCCGACCCGGGAGACCTTGCCTACACCGGAGCCGACGGGCTGATTACCGCAGCGATCGCCGCTGTGGCCGCGCTCGCCGTCGGGATCCTGCTGATGCTGCTGGTCCGACGCCGGAAGGGACGCTCCACCAGCTAG
- the paaZ gene encoding phenylacetic acid degradation bifunctional protein PaaZ, which produces MTTTATAPQATVDTVETVPSFVMDAWWTPDAGSSASAVPVRDASTGEILAKVSTEGLDLAGVVEYGRTTGQDELGKLTFHQRALKLKELAQYLNARREHFYNFSFQTGATKIDSMVDIDGGIGVLFTFGSKGRRELPNSQVVVDGPMEVLSKDGSFAGEHIYTRIPGVAVQINAFNFPVWGMLEKFAPAFIAGVPTIVKPATPTGYVAAAVVKAIVESNILPKGSLQLVSGSVRGLLDVLDYRDLVAFTGSASTAKSLKAHPNVVEGGVRFTSETDSLNAAILGPDAVEGTPEFDAFVKSVVTEMTVKAGQKCTAIRRAIVPQELVPAVSAAIGKRITERVVLGDPRGEGVTMGALASVEQLEDVRAAVQSMLDAGGELAYGTLDSPSVTSADGTTGVVDGGAFMAPVVLNWDNPEAEAIHSLEAFGPVSSVIGYKDLADAVRLAARGGGSLVASVCTNDPEVARQLVTGIAAHHGRVLMLNREDARTSTGHGSPVPHLVHGGPGRAGGGEELGGIRSVLHHMQRTAIQGSPNMLTAVTGVWHTGADRNFTVETEGTHPFRKHLSTLRIGDAVRSDLRQVTLEDITAFANSTGDTFYAHTNQEAAEANPFFPGIVAHGYLLLSWGAGLFVEPAPGPVLANYGLENLRFITPVAAGDSIRVTLTAKKITPRETDEYGEVAWDAVLTNQNDEIVATYDVLTLVEK; this is translated from the coding sequence ATGACCACCACAGCCACAGCTCCCCAGGCCACGGTCGACACCGTGGAGACAGTGCCCAGCTTCGTCATGGACGCCTGGTGGACGCCCGACGCCGGCTCGTCGGCTTCCGCCGTCCCCGTCCGGGACGCGAGCACAGGGGAGATCCTGGCCAAAGTCAGCACCGAGGGCCTGGACCTCGCAGGGGTGGTGGAGTACGGACGCACCACCGGCCAGGATGAACTGGGCAAGCTGACCTTCCATCAGCGTGCCCTCAAACTCAAGGAACTGGCCCAGTACCTGAATGCCCGCCGCGAGCACTTCTACAACTTCTCCTTCCAGACCGGCGCCACCAAGATCGACTCCATGGTGGACATTGACGGCGGCATCGGCGTCCTCTTCACTTTTGGGTCCAAGGGCCGGCGGGAACTCCCCAACTCCCAGGTGGTGGTGGACGGCCCCATGGAGGTGCTCTCCAAGGACGGCTCCTTCGCCGGCGAGCACATCTACACCCGCATCCCCGGCGTGGCCGTGCAGATCAACGCCTTCAACTTCCCGGTCTGGGGCATGCTGGAGAAGTTCGCCCCCGCGTTCATCGCCGGCGTCCCCACGATCGTCAAGCCCGCCACTCCCACCGGCTACGTTGCCGCGGCCGTGGTCAAGGCCATCGTCGAGTCCAACATCCTGCCCAAGGGCTCGCTCCAGCTGGTTTCCGGCTCCGTCCGCGGGCTGCTGGACGTGCTGGACTACCGCGACCTGGTGGCCTTCACCGGTTCTGCCTCCACGGCCAAGTCGCTGAAGGCCCACCCGAACGTGGTTGAGGGCGGTGTCCGGTTCACCTCCGAGACCGACTCCCTGAACGCCGCAATCCTTGGCCCCGATGCCGTGGAGGGCACCCCGGAATTCGACGCCTTCGTCAAGTCCGTGGTCACCGAAATGACCGTCAAGGCCGGCCAGAAGTGCACCGCCATCCGGCGCGCCATCGTGCCGCAGGAGCTGGTGCCCGCGGTCTCCGCCGCCATCGGCAAGCGCATCACCGAGCGCGTCGTCCTGGGCGACCCGCGCGGCGAGGGCGTCACCATGGGCGCCTTGGCGTCCGTGGAACAGCTGGAGGACGTCCGGGCCGCCGTGCAGTCAATGCTCGACGCCGGCGGTGAGCTTGCGTACGGAACGCTTGATTCGCCGTCGGTCACCTCCGCCGACGGAACCACCGGGGTAGTGGACGGCGGCGCATTCATGGCCCCCGTGGTCCTGAACTGGGACAACCCGGAAGCGGAAGCCATCCACTCGCTCGAGGCGTTCGGGCCGGTATCGTCCGTGATCGGCTACAAGGACCTGGCAGACGCCGTGCGCCTCGCAGCCCGCGGCGGTGGGTCCCTGGTGGCGTCGGTCTGCACCAACGATCCCGAGGTGGCGCGCCAGCTTGTCACCGGCATCGCGGCACACCACGGCCGCGTCCTCATGCTCAACCGCGAGGACGCCCGCACCTCCACCGGCCACGGTTCGCCGGTTCCGCATCTGGTCCACGGCGGACCGGGACGCGCCGGTGGCGGCGAGGAACTGGGCGGCATCCGGTCCGTGCTGCACCACATGCAGCGCACCGCCATCCAGGGCTCACCGAACATGCTGACCGCCGTCACCGGTGTGTGGCACACCGGGGCCGACCGCAACTTCACGGTGGAGACCGAGGGGACGCACCCGTTCCGCAAGCACCTGTCCACCCTCCGGATCGGCGACGCCGTCCGCTCCGATCTGCGGCAGGTCACCCTGGAGGACATCACCGCGTTCGCCAACTCCACCGGCGACACCTTCTATGCGCACACCAACCAGGAAGCGGCGGAAGCCAACCCGTTCTTCCCGGGCATCGTGGCGCACGGCTACCTGCTGTTGAGCTGGGGCGCAGGGCTGTTTGTGGAGCCCGCACCGGGCCCCGTGCTGGCCAACTACGGCCTGGAGAACCTGCGCTTCATCACCCCCGTCGCCGCCGGCGACTCGATCCGGGTGACCCTCACCGCCAAGAAGATCACCCCGCGTGAAACCGACGAATACGGCGAGGTTGCCTGGGACGCCGTGCTCACCAACCAGAACGACGAAATCGTGGCCACCTACGACGTCCTCACCCTCGTCGAAAAGTAA